In the genome of Methylomagnum ishizawai, the window GCGGGTTCGGCATCATCCTAGGCGAGGAGCTCGCCAAGCACCTGGGCGCGAAGCTGGGCGACAAGATCGCCGTCATCACCCCCGAAGTGGTCGCTACGCCTGCCGGAGTCATGCCTAGGCTGAAGCGCTTCACGGTGGTCGGTATTTTCCGGGTCGGCATGTACGAATACGACCGCAACCTCGCCCTGATCCACCTAGACGACGCCGCCCGCCTGCTGCGGATGGACGACACCGTGTCGGGACTCCGGCTCAAACTCGACGATGTGCTGTACGCCCGCCAAATCGCCCGCGACCTCGGCCCCAAGCTGCCCCAGCAATACCTCATCACCGACTGGACCCGCGCCCACGCCAATTTCTTTCGCGCCATCCAGAGCCAGAAGGAAATGATGTTCATCATCCTGTTCCTGATCGTGGCCGTGGCCGCCTTCAACATCGTGTCCACCCTGGTGATGACCGTCACCGACAAGCGGGCCGATATCGCCATCCTCCGCACCCAGGGCATGACGCCGGGCACGGTCATGGGCACCTTCATGGTACTGGGCACCGTCATCGGCTTCGCGGGCACCTTGCTCGGCGGCATTGGCGGGGTGGTCCTGGCCCTCAATGTGGAAACCCTCCTGCCCGCCATCGAACGGACGTTCGGACTCAAATTCATCTCGGCGGAGGTGTATTACCTGAGCGAACTGCCCTCCAAGCTGGTCTGGGCCGATGTGTGCCAGGTGACGGGCGT includes:
- a CDS encoding lipoprotein-releasing ABC transporter permease subunit, with the translated sequence MFKPLSVYIGLRYTRAQRRNSFISFIALTSALGTALGVAALITVLSVMNGFEAEIKERILGMTAHASISGLDGELRDWPSLEAPLRQEPKVLGWAPYIEAQTLLNSDTQVSGITLRGILPDYEPRVSEAASRLIEGRLDALRAGGFGIILGEELAKHLGAKLGDKIAVITPEVVATPAGVMPRLKRFTVVGIFRVGMYEYDRNLALIHLDDAARLLRMDDTVSGLRLKLDDVLYARQIARDLGPKLPQQYLITDWTRAHANFFRAIQSQKEMMFIILFLIVAVAAFNIVSTLVMTVTDKRADIAILRTQGMTPGTVMGTFMVLGTVIGFAGTLLGGIGGVVLALNVETLLPAIERTFGLKFISAEVYYLSELPSKLVWADVCQVTGVAFLLSILATIYPAWQASRVAPAEELRYE